Genomic DNA from Procambarus clarkii isolate CNS0578487 chromosome 34, FALCON_Pclarkii_2.0, whole genome shotgun sequence:
cgttcacctcatttcatatttctctgtggattttccgcataaaatgatcagtgttttgtgatcgtcaattgcatatatatatatatatatatattattcttagTATGGTTCACCTAGTAAATAAGATAATAAACTGTGTACAAAACCCCACTTATAGCAACATATTACAGTAAAAAAGTGTTTTCAAAGTTACAAATATGATATAAGCataagataaataataataaacactTCGAATGGTACATATGAAATCTTGATCAATGAGGAGCATCTGTCGCCCTCTGACGTTGTGAGTGTTTATATACATTTCGAAGATGGAAACTTGGGGGTCTCATTCCAAATGTGATAACCTCATAAACGGAACAACAGGCGAGAGTGTGTGTTGGTAAGATGAGAATTCAAGATAGAATCTGAATgtaaggatgatgatgatgaggaacTGTTATTTTTTATGTGTTATCTTGTCTTGCTGGAATGATAGAAGACGTGAGGTTATAGTCAGACACTTGTTCACCAAATGTGAAAATGAGAATTTATCGATATCATTAATAAAGAGAATTATTAGTTCCATATTTTGTCCCAGTGTCAACATCAGTTTTTTTCAATTTGTGGCTTCGAGTACCAGCGGGTCGTTCTTTCTAGAAACTAAATTTAAACTTCAGTTATAGCCTGAGTGGGATTACATGCAGCTACTGTATACAGGGTGAAGTTTGGACTGCAATACAAGATGCAATGACAATAATACAAGATGCAATGACAATAATACAAGATGCTATGACTGTAATACAGGATGCTATGACTGTAATACAGGATGCTATGACTGTAATACAGGATGCTATGACTGTAATACAGGATGCTATGACTGTAATACAAGAAGCTATGACTGTAATACAGGATGCTATGATAGTAATGCAAGATGGTCATCCAGCTAACCCACTGTCCATCCTGGAAGCCGTTGCATCAGCCTTTTAGTCTTTTCTGTTAGCTTTCCAGCCGGCCTGGCAGCCTTCCAGCCGGCCTGGTAGCCTTCCAGTCAGCCTGGTAGCCTCCCAGCCAGCCTGGTAGCCTGCCAGCCGGCCTGGTAGCCTTCCAGTCAGCCTGGTAGCCTTCCAGCCGGCCTGGTAGCCTTCCAGTCAGCCTGGTAGCCTCCCAGCCAGCCTGGTAGCCTGCCAGCCGGCCTGGTAGCCTGCCAGCCGGCCTGGTAGCCTTCCAGGCAACCAGCTAGCCTACCTGCATTTGAACATTCGGATTCCCATTAATTCAATGCACATACTAAATTACTTCATTAATGTCCCTCGTTTATCTTTCAATCTACTGTCATCATTACCAACGCTGCCACCATTCCCATCTCTTCTTTCATCACTGTTGGCACTGTTCCCACCTCTTCTTTCATCACTGATGGCACTGTTCCCACCTCTTCTTTCATCACTGTTGGCACTATTCCCACCTCTTCTTTCATCACTGTTGGCACTGTTCCCACCTCTTCTTTCATCACTGATGGCACTGTTCCCACCTCTTCTTTCATCACTGTTGGCACTATTCCCACCTCTTCTTTCATCACTGTTGGAACTGTTCCCACCTCTTCTTTCATCACTGTTGGCACTATTTCTGCCTTTGCTTTTGTCATGTATGTCGCTAATAGGCAACTACTGCCAGTATTTTATCAGCAAAGCTTCTACTACTACCACTCATTgcgaccaccactactgccaccactactaccactattaCCTGCACTACTCACGTCATATTCTACAACTACCTGGTTTTTTAACAACCACCGCCACCATTATCTCTAATGATAGCACTATTGCTGTCACtattgctaccaccactaccaccacttcaCTTTAATAACTGCCCAATTCTGCTACCATTACTGCAACCTCTGTCACCACTGCAACCACAACCAACACGGCTTTCACCACTATTGTCATTACTACAACCACCATTACTACCTTGAGACTGCCACAACCACAACTATTGACACCATTACAGTCTCCACTGTCACCACTACAACGacaccactactacaatcacTACTGCCATCATTACTGCCTTCACTTTCACCACAAtaaacaccacttctaccacttctaccaccactaccaccactaccaccactaccaccactattgcTGTCAATAACAATCAGGTACCTGGCATATTAATGTCCCCTTACAAAAGTCATACAATGAAATCCTCCCAGAACTCAAACATAATAAAGTACATAAAAGTAATGTCATCAACTTAAAAAAGTAAGTCCAAAAAAGCCCAAAATCCTAAACAGCTTAAAACTCATCTCGTTAACCCAAACGGGTCTTAGCTGCAACCTTTCTAAAATaccattaaataaatatttttagcTTATTAAAAAAAAGGCATTTTGTCAAATTTAACTTATTTTGagtgttttttttgggggggaaaggCTTGGTTAAGCCTAGGTCCTATTAGAT
This window encodes:
- the LOC138371078 gene encoding microtubule-associated protein 6-like, coding for MTKAKAEIVPTVMKEEVGTVPTVMKEEVGIVPTVMKEEVGTVPSVMKEEVGTVPTVMKEEVGIVPTVMKEEVGTVPSVMKEEVGTVPTVMKEEMGMVAALVMMTVD